Sequence from the Nasonia vitripennis strain AsymCx chromosome 5, Nvit_psr_1.1, whole genome shotgun sequence genome:
GGTGATATTCGACGACGCTATTATATCCCCGGTTGCGTGTGTGTTTCCAAGTGAAGAGCCGGCTCAATGTGCCCGCGCGGCTAATAATCGGCTTCGTCGCGAGGCACCCCGGCCCGTTTTTAATATACGCTCTCAATTAGCTGATATATTGAACGAAATTGATTCCcattcgcgagagagagagagaggcaataTGACGAAGAGGAAGGATGAGATATACCCGTGCAGCGATATTGATATTCCGGGGATATCAATTGCTTATACAGTAAAAGAataggaggagagagagagagagagataaaaatgCGTCGATGCACGTATAGATATAGAGCGACTACGACGGCGACGATTCAAGGGGAGGAAGACGGACgaggcagcagcagaagaagaagaagaagaagaagaaggagaagaagaagaagaagaagaagacgtgCTAGAATAGAGAGCGATGAATGCGTCCCTGACAAAATTAAGAGGGAGCTGCAAAGTCCCAAGAGagtcggaggaggaggatgCGGAGAATTTGATGGCTCGCGTGACGTacgtgtgctgctgctgctgctgctgctgctgctgcaggccGCACGTCTAAGTATACGCATTCATCAGACACGCGATCGAGTGACGCAATCGTCGAACAAGTGTCATCGGGAAAGAAGCggacgcgcgagagagacagagctcGGCTCTCGGTCGttttcgagagaaagagaggaaaatgACGGACACACTCCGCATCGCTGCAGCGCGCAGAGGGCCGGTCTCTCTCGCCCTATGCTTGCGAGAAATCTCGTTATCTCCGAATCTCGTGCGTCAGTGCACGCCTCGTCGCGCCCCTACAACCAATACCTCCCATGCGCCTCGTCTTCTCcccattttctctctttctagcTCAAAACGCCCCGCTCAATTCCTCGAACCATCCGTGTTTCTCTCCTTATTTATCCTTAtacgctgctgcagcgaatttatatttatgcagCGCACAATGTCCGAGCTAACGATAATCGGCTGCGTTTGCCGGAATGCTGTTGGAATTTCACCGTGAAAGGGCTCGCCGATGAATGAGCGCGGCGGGATGAATGAGGCTCGCAACTCTCGGAACTAGCTGTCTAGTTTCAGGAGCCGGGGTGGAGAGGCTCTTCTCATCGCCCCCCCCCTCCCCAAGCTGCTCCCATGTATTTCGAGGGGCTTTACCTGCGAACTCGACTGTTTCAATGCAGGCTATTCGGGAGTTGTTTAATTCGTTTATGATACACTCTGGCCCGTAGATAAAAGTGGGCATTACGGAAGCAGCCTCTTGTAGGCTATAAACGAATAGAGTGTCGAAAAGcgtactttaaaaaaaaaaacgcataaTTTCGAATGGACTGAAGGCGCGCTAATGCCTCACGTGTAAACGCAATAAGTCGCTTGATATTGCAGCCACGGGTCAAAAGAgggctttttcatttttgacaaGTTTTTCGAAATCGAAACGAAATGGATTCACGTTTTTCACTTTGAGTCGTGGACATGGTTCGTGAAACTGAAATAACAATTTACTGATAAAGAATGTGCAAAATAACAAGTTTTACGGTTTCTTTAAACAACGACCTTGGttcgaaaattaataaatcgtTGTATGCATGTGCAGATACGTGACGATGTACTTGTTACTTTTCCACGATGATTCATCACCTGACACGTACGTTTTTGCACCTCGGAATATTTGATAAACAGCACTGTAAACTAGTTCAAATGAGTAGGTTTTCTGGAAACATGATTCTGCACGATTATGCATTTCGCGcgttttttcattcatttggGTTAAATTCCTGCTGCATTCGCATAGATCGTAAGACAAAAAAGCTTCAATCTTCGAAATAAAATGCTGAAATAGTCGAAAATTTGAGGCAAACAGTCAATTAAATTCTGCACGCAAATTCGAGTTTCGACGAGAAAGCGCATGACAAAGCTATACCCGGCTAGAGTACAGGTTATCAGACGGGGAAATTGAAAAGGCGCCGGTAAGGAGCTATGGGGCACGGACGCGTACCTTTGTCATCCCCGAAAACCTCCGTAAACTATATAGGTAGTCATtaggagcgcgcgcgcgtgagagcGTGAAAAGGTAGGCCGTGAAGATTCCCTCGTTCCAGGAGGTCAAAGTCACAACTTTTTCATAGAGCGCTCGTGCGTACGTGCCGATCCCCAGATAGGCCCCAGCCGATTTTCCTCGAAGCCGAACTCCACGACCTCCTCCTAcatgcacacacgcacacacgctcAGACAAACGCATATGCATGTAGTTATATTGATAATTCGAGAGCGCTGAATGCAACTGATCCGATTTCGCTTACGCTCGCTTATAACTTCGAAATTCCAGTCGCATCAGCGGAACGCGTTCCATTCGCTCGAGCGCTCGCGCCGCGAGCAATGATCCTGGTTCTTGCAATCTGCAGATATTTAAAGTGACGTAACATCTGCCGATTGTTGGCCTTCCGAGAATCGAAACTAGCCGCGAGCCGCGCTAAACTGTCCGAAACGGGAGAGTATAAATTATCCACGCATGCTTATGGGCTAGAAATTTTTCGCCGAATTTCGAGAGAGCGCAGGAGAAAGGGAGCGTGGCGGTATAGAAGTATAAGCGATCTAAGTATGCGCAAGaaaccggcggcggcggcggcggctgctgctgcagactcgtgcgcgaaagaaaaaggaagaagaagaagggaaGCTACTTCGCCTTGAAAAGAGGAGAAGaaggcgacgacgacgacgacgacgacgacgacgacgacgacgacgacgacgacgacgacgccgacgaGGGGAATCGCTCTGTGTGCGTCTGTGTAAAACTTGTCGAAATCGCCATGCGCTTTTCCGAGAACGCGAGCTCAATTTGGAttgcggcggctgctgctgcacacgtGGTGGAGGAGTTGGCGTGTCGCCTGATGGCGAGCAGcgcatctttctctctctcgctctcgagagactcgttctctctctctctcactctctctcccggccGAGTATAGTCTCCCCACTTTTGTCCTCCTGTTCGCCTCTCTTTCTTCGTCCCTCGTTGGCGCgatgcgtgcgtgcgtgcgagagagagagagagagagagagagagagagatagagagagagagagagagaaagagagagagagagagtcgacgGCAGCGCTAGGGGTATGGCTCTCTGAAGAATTGAATTAGTTGCTGGGGAAACGAATCCCCACTCTCGATTTCGAAGGCCAATCGGAAGGAAACGAGGCAAGACGATTGTTGCATTTGAACGTATAAATGTACCGGCAGCAACGAGTTGGCTCAGCAGTCAGTGAGCAGTCGACTCGATCGCCTCCTTCAAAGGACCGACGACACAGCAGCGCGCACTCTGTACGTATtggagtgagagagcagaCGCGCCTCCGAGTGTTTTACGGACAGAGAGGCAGCAGCGAGATATCTAttcggagagaaaaaacaaaaagtgtAAACTCGTGGAAGCTTCGGAGCAGCAGTGATGGTGAGTAGCCGATATAGACTTGGCATCTCTCGTTATTCTTGTACAGCGTTATACCGACCATACCTGCATTCGCCGAGCGCACGTAGCCGCACGTAGCCGCACGTAGCCGCACGTGCAGTAGTGCGATTCCTCCCCTCCTCCTGCTGCACTCCGAGATCGGTTCCCTCTCGCCGCTGCTGATGCAACACAGCCCAGACTCGGGTTCATTCATTTGCCGGCCGGCCGGCGACTCGTGCATATAACGCGCTCTCCTCTCGCGCCAGCTCGCGCTTTCGCTCCCTCGCACGTCTTACTTATCTCTCACGCTCCTGCACTCTCGCTCGCGCAGATGCAGCGACTTGTCAGCAGCGGTGCTGCCAGTAGCAGTGCCGGCAGCGGTGCCGGTGCGGCCACCGGATCCTACAACAGCCTGGCCCTCGTCCTCCTCAGCCTCGCCTCGGTCATAAGCAGCGGCTCGAGCTTCAGCTTCAGCCGGAATCTCCACGACGTCGAGCAGGATGTGGCCGAGGACGCGAGCCTCTACTCCCAGGAGATGCGGCTCAGCGCGCCCGAAATCACCCAGCAGAAGcagagccagcagcagcagcagctcgagcgCTACGTCAGCATCAGGTCCAGTCCCAGCAGCTACATCAGCGTCCCTGCAGGGTAATCAGAgtcgaaattaaaattaaaattaaaattaaaattaaaatccaaATTCGAATCAACCGCGAAAGCGAGCACCGATATGCTTACCTCTCGTCTCGTCGCTTCCGCAGGCACAGGCTGGAGCTCAAGTGCGAGGTGGACGGCAGCCCGCCACCCAAGGTCTACTGGATCAAGGGCGAGAACCCCGAGCGACAGGTGGAGCAGCTCGAGCGCGAGAGCGTCGGCGAGCTCTCGTACACGGCTATCTCGCGGGAGCTCTCCAAGCTCGTCATCGACTGCGTCACGCCCCAGGACCAGGGCCTCGTCCACTGCGTCGGCTTGTCCGGCGACAAGATGGTCATATCCCAGCCGACGGTCCTCAACGTTCAAGGTAGGTCGCAAATCGACTGTCCGCGATTGATCTTCTGCGCAGTACGCGTAACCGGGCGTCTTGTGCCCACAGGTGGAAACGTGAGCCTCAGCAGCAGACCCGAGTGCCAGAAGGGTGGCGCGAGCGCGCCGCCGGTCATCACGCGGCACCGACCCATCTACTTCTCCGAGATGGGCTCGACGGTCGAGCTGCCCTGCGAGGCCAGCGGCAAGCCCCGGCCCCACGTCTACTGGCTCGACGGCGAGGGCAATCCGCTGATGGACCCGCGCTTCGCCGTGCAGCCCGACGGCAACCTGCTCATATCCAACATCCGCTGGCAGGACATGGACGGCTACAAGTGCATCGCCAAGTCGCCTCTGGGCGAGACCGAGGCCGTGACCTTCCTCTACCCGGCCGCCAAAGTACGCaacttttcaatatttaagGCCATATTCCATCTGTTCACTGTATTCAAGCGCTTCTTCCGCAAAGCCATACACCTCTGACAGCAGCAGCTGGACCTTCTTCGCCCCTCTGATCTCCCTCGCCGTCCCATCAGTACCACCCTAATCTCTTCTCCGAGCTCATCAagctctcttcttctctcgctaCCGTTGTCGTTGTCCTTCTCGAGGCTGCCAGCACCTTCCCACATTCTCACATTGCACAATCGAACGAACGTGTCGCGCGCTCCTCACTCGCTCTTcgccatcatcatcattatcacgATTGTCATCATCGACATTATCAACATCACCATCGACACTCACTTGGCGCAAGCTCATTAAATCTCGACCGCCAATCTCTCGACTCACATTGCGATTCATCAATCATCACAACAACAAACAAACAATCCAAAATTTTACAACACTGAGAAAAACACGAAGAATATTTCTACGATTGCAGTCCGACTCGGATAAGAGGAAGGCCAATGCTCTTTAGGATGAGGATAGCGCCTGAAGGTTGAGGAGGAGaagcgacacacacacacacacacgcgcgacttTTGCAGCCTCCCGACAAATTTACGTCTGACAAAGATAGTACATGTATACCATATAGGCAGTCGTAAGAGACCTATAGGAGATAAAGGGCGCaagcgtaaaaaaaataacgcgcCGACGCCAGCAGACGACAGACACCCACGAGGACAATGTTCATTTCGTTTATTCAAAGAAAGAGCTATTCGACGACTTATCTAGTCACTATGAGCCTTAATTGCCCGATCTCAACTCCACGAGTTTGTGGCAAAGAAGCTGCGCCCGGTAACTTAATTCATTTGCTCGCTAAGCAAACACTTAATGTACATTCCGCTTaagataatatattattattacgttattttattgtattaatattattattcttatggttattattattattattattattattattattattaatattattattattgaatttattgtaattaCGATGCCAAACCTCGGTCGTCAAGTATTTTAGTCGGACCTATTTCTCAGGATATTATATGTACGCGAAACATTCAGTGCTTGGCTGCTACGTTGTTCGTTATTTAATTGTGTAGTTGATCTGCATCGTGAAGTAAAAAgggcggagagagaaagagagtttgAAAGATaagcgagagaaagatagatAGATAATGTGTAAATGGGAAGaaaaatcaagtttttctCATGCTCGCtagattttttctcatttgctattgttcctaaatttgtattttaacgacaaaaattatatttaagttTGAGAAGTATATGCAAGTTGACGCTACAATAAAACAATTTCTCCTAATCATACGAGTCATGGCgacgtttttatttatttcacaCCCCTGCCCCTCCCAAAGTCCCAAATCCTAGGCTTggttgaaaaaaagaacaagacTTTTGCTGTTTTCAAATATCAGGTAATGTTTTAATAATCACACGTTGCTGGTgctatatgcatataataatcGACGCCTTCGTTGGCTTTTTCCACTCATAGCCCTAAATTAGTTTTAgcattttattacaaacaCATGTGTTCGCACAATATTGGTGAATATCTACAGAACTGCGCAGTTGTggagcaatttttttttcactacgAAGGGAAGATCTATGCACCTCTTCAAGCGTAGCATTATCGCGTATAATGGATATATATCTAATCGACATACATAATACTTAAATTTAATCCAAAGTCATAAAATTCTTAAATATTTCGACAATTTGCCTGAATAACTTAGAACTACACACTGCGcgtaaaaaaacataaactaTACAAACACACGATTATCTTTCTATGTCaagatataaaataaattatgtttcGGTTAACCAAAAATTATTACTGTGACACGATCCTCCCCTCGTATCTTCCCCATAAATATACAAGTTTTCGGAAATACAAACGTACATACAAAACTATACGGATGAAGATTTTAACTTAACTTAAAATATGACTCGGTATACTCTATATTTGTACAATAGCATACAGTTAATTATGTTTTACAGACGTTATCGACACGACATCTTTAACTCGACTTTAAAGTATTTAGTTTAactaaaaacaaattaaaaattttaaacagaAAAACAATTTACTATTCTCTAATGATTGATGTTGTTCGATGATCGTTAAGAGAACTCGCCTCTTTCATTCAAGATTACGATAGGTTTCTTTCGGGAAATAGTTTATACTATTTTCGCCTCTTTCCCAATATCATCATCTTCCTATTcgattatataattttaaaaaaatttaagaaaaaattcataacCTTTTCGGTGGTTTGACTTTCCTCTGCATTTCATTTCCTTTTTCCATTCCGTACAGATGCCCTCGATGTCGCATTTCAGTAGCagtcgacttttttttaacatacaGCAAACATCCAACAAAAACATAAAatgaaaggaaaaaagaaaaattaataacagaaACTCgagaatattattaaaaataagtgtaaagataaatttaaagaaaaacaaaagcaaACAGTTCATGAATGTTTCACTCTcattcaataattaaaaatgaaagtaAAACTTAAAATGCAATTTCGCAccgaatttttgtttttagattaaaCAGTATTTTTATCGCtattttttcatacttttttttgtaaaactctACCAGTACATTACTAACTGTACACGCAAATATGCTATATTTTTCCAGAGACTTTGTATTCAACACTTCAAAGTCAACATGAATCATAACTCACCAATCGCGTAAGCACTTTTTTCGGTAGTTCTTCTTCGAGACTGTAAATGTCAGTACGTTTTAAATGATGTGTCGAGCCATCTTCAAACGAAACctataatcaataaaaatccaattgATTATAACGATTTGCGATTTATTAATTTACCGAGTTTTATTCGAGTTGCATAAATATTTACGCACCGTATAAGTTATAACGTGATCCACGCCAGTAAATGTCGCAGGATAAACGCCTTCCTGCTTCCAATTTACTTGTATTTCACTACCAATCGCAGGTATCTTCCCAGGTTTATAAtcctaaaaaaaagaataccAAATGTATTAGttatgaaatttcaataatttatcgtTCAAATGGACGTTAATTTTTAACGACAAACTTACAACTACGTCTTCTGGAGGTAAATCGTTTGAAAAACTCTCATCTTTAAAAACTACCAAGAAGCAAATTTTATCTGATACAGATAGTACATCAGCGTGATAGTACCGAGTATTCTTGTGCTTGGCATAGACAACTTCTCCTTGCCTTATAGGAATTTTCCCTCCGCTATCATGTTTATTGCATAATATCtgtaaaaagtaaaagttAGAATAATACATACTTCAAATTTGCTTATCTTCAGGATACGAAAATAGATTTATTGACAGGCACATGATacgtatatttacgtatattttcGTAACGCACGTGCGCAAGTTCATGACATGACCAACGACAACGTAAGAGATTCATTCGACGATGAGTCATAATTGTATTGAATAACTTTAACAAGGCATCATGAAGCTCTTCTTTTGAACGCGTGATTGTAATCGTGCAAGGTTAAACAGCAATTAAGGGCGCGGAATTCCCATTGATCGGACGACATTCCGTCTCATTTATCCCGGCTTGAAAAATGGTGACACGCGAATTTTGTATTAGTATGTTTAAACCACAGTTTCTCCTCTTGTCTGATCAAAATGAGTAAgcttcaaattttaaatacgCACCTCTATTCCGTGACTTTCAGATGACGCTATTGCAAACATTGCGCCGGTTAAGAGACCGCATGTAGGATGAAAGCGGGCATCACACTGTTGATCATGACAATTCACGACGACTCCGGATTTCTGTTTGCAATAACAACACTCCAAATCGAAAGAGGGCCGTTCAATGGCCAACACGTTGATGGGTTCTTTATTTACAGGATCTTTGAACGTTGCACCTAAAAGGAGTGCGCAAAGTACATGCACCCATTGACTGTCGCTCGTTCTTTTTAAAGCTCCCCCGCGTACTGGACACAAGCAACACAtctgtaataataaattattgttattgctTCTGTATTACTTACGCTCTGCCGTTGCCGTTATTCAATTGTATACTTACAACAGTCGGTTTGCCAGACTGACATATATCGCAAGCCCAGTTTTGTTGATCTGAAGGCAATGCTTTGACTCCATAGCAAGAAACGTGTACAGTAACTTGACAATTTCTACATCGCACAAGTTTATTATTTCCCGGTTCTATTCGCTGTTCTAACGATCTAGCTGCAAATACTTCTGTTGAAACCTGCaaatgatatttttgttttaaagctATAGTCTTGTAAAAtagttcaaattttattcaagtCTTACTTACCCATATCGGGGAATTTTCGGGTAATACTGTTGGCGTACATCGTTGCCACTCCGGGGACATTGGCTTACTACCTTTGTGGTTACGTAGTGCGAATGCAGAAcatatagcacagtgtggaaTATGTGCACTCCAATAATGATTGAACGTTTGCAACACATCCAAGTTTGGCATACTTGGATACAGCATTGTCTTCATATGTTCTGTTATAGTAAGAGAATTAAACTCTGATGGCTTTGATTCAACTTCTTCATAATTCTCAGTTTTAACGTTTTCTTGTTTGATTTGTATTGCTGAATCAACCTGTGATTCAGATTCCATCTTTGGTATTGCTAAAGAGTTCAACACACTCTCAATATTTTCTGGTAAAtctttaaatttctttttgacACTTGTATTTTTGCTCGAATGCAGTGAccatttattttgttttataattgATACTTCTGCATTGTCAATTGTTGTTGCTTCGTTGTCTCTGATTTCACCCACTTTAAGTTTTCTCGGAGTTAATTGTTTCCTGGATGAACTCGAATTACTACAGCTTGATGAACTTTTAGGTACTATTGTGATGGACAACTCATTATTCGACGTAATAAATGATGGTAAAATATCCACTTGTGTTGCAGTGGTTACTTTTACATCTTTTGTGATTTCTTGTGACGATAAATTTGAAGTACTAAATTCTTGAGAGATACTGCTAGACGTTTGATCACACTGAGGATTTATACTTATCATTTTTGGTACCGGATTAATGTTAACCTGAGATCTTTCTTGATTTAGTCTTAACGATACCTTATTTTCCAACTGTTTACTTACGTTTAATAAAGATCTATCTGACGTATTTAACAACATTAATGGAGGTATTTTTATCAACGGCGGCGGTGGTAAGTTACTCGAATTGTGGCTTGACTTTGTACaagtttgagatttatcatGTACATTGCGTGAGCTTGTATTTGTAGAATCATTGCTAATCAATAATTTTGCAGACGTAAGTGTAGTAGCATTTGCAAAATTCGACAAATCATTCTTATTGTCCTTGTTGTTATTAAAATACAACATTTGATTGCCAATCTGCCAAAAATTTTTGGATGGAACTTGCTCATCTTTGACcgttttcaaattcaaatttggATCGGAATGGTTAGTGACACCAAATTTAATGCGTTGATTAATCAGTGATTGTCTGCACTGGAAAGGGTATGATAATGTACTTTGCTGTCCGAAACCGGACGATTCTTGAATACCATTAGTTTCAGTTTTGAAAAGTGTAGGAATATCCGTTGAGCCAATCGGCCAGGTTTTATTCAAACTTGAACTGGGTTCACCAGTACAATGCTTAGCTTCCATTTTTTCGTCTTCTTGATCACTCGGTATATGAAGAACCGGTGgttttaaaagattttttcTAAAGTTTATAAGTCCTCTGCATTTACTACTTTTTGGACGGCAAGTAGTGAGCTTGCTATTGGAACATTTACTCAAattgataacttttttttgtgctAAACTACCGGAAAGTTTTTCATCCTCATTGCTAGTATTTATTGCTATTTTAGCTTCGATTGGTGTTACCCCAGATATTTCATTATGAATGTCATTGTCCGTTGCTAATACATTTGTTTCATCAACGTTAAGGGATAGATCCTTCATTTGCGGTGCTTTTTGAATAGCGTGTTTACCGCTGACAAATTCTCGGAGAGCGTTCATATCTGATACATCTAAGCTTACCAAATCACTTTTCTGTTTAGCTTTCTTCGAAACTCTCACTTTGGCCTGGTTTATGTCTTTGCTTTTAGaggtttttttctttttcttctcagTTTTTTGAATGGGCACAGACGCTTTGTATTCACTGGTTTCCGGGGATAAAAGTTCTGATcttgtttcttcttttttcgtgAATTGATCATCTATGTTACCTAATGGATCTGTAATTGGGCTGCTAGACCTTTTAAAATCTGGAAAACTCAAGGAAGGAGCCACCtcgatgaaattttcatttttcgttTCTAGTAACTCTTCCTTTCGTTCCATCACTGTAC
This genomic interval carries:
- the LOC100124274 gene encoding neural/ectodermal development factor IMP-L2 isoform X1 — translated: MMQRLVSSGAASSSAGSGAGAATGSYNSLALVLLSLASVISSGSSFSFSRNLHDVEQDVAEDASLYSQEMRLSAPEITQQKQSQQQQQLERYVSIRSSPSSYISVPAGHRLELKCEVDGSPPPKVYWIKGENPERQVEQLERESVGELSYTAISRELSKLVIDCVTPQDQGLVHCVGLSGDKMVISQPTVLNVQGGNVSLSSRPECQKGGASAPPVITRHRPIYFSEMGSTVELPCEASGKPRPHVYWLDGEGNPLMDPRFAVQPDGNLLISNIRWQDMDGYKCIAKSPLGETEAVTFLYPAAKSDSDKRKANAL
- the LOC100124274 gene encoding neural/ectodermal development factor IMP-L2 isoform X2 — its product is MMQRLVSSGAASSSAGSGAGAATGSYNSLALVLLSLASVISSGSSFSFSRNLHDVEQDVAEDASLYSQEMRLSAPEITQQKQSQQQQQLERYVSIRSSPSSYISVPAGHRLELKCEVDGSPPPKVYWIKGENPERQVEQLERESVGELSYTAISRELSKLVIDCVTPQDQGLVHCVGLSGDKMVISQPTVLNVQGGNVSLSSRPECQKGGASAPPVITRHRPIYFSEMGSTVELPCEASGKPRPHVYWLDGEGNPLMDPRFAVQPDGNLLISNIRWQDMDGYKCIAKSPLGETEAVTFLYPAAKNISTIAVRLG
- the LOC100124275 gene encoding lysine-specific demethylase 4C, producing MVSNTSSSTPRIQVFRPTYEEFKDFTKYVAYMESQNAHKAGIAKVIPPPEWIARKNGYNMDNINLTIPAPICQVVTGKQGLYQQINIQKKSMTVQEYEKLANSERYRTPKHFDYEDLERKYWKNITYVAPIYGADVSGSLTDPDVNEWNINHLGTILDYVNKDYGISIEGVNTAYLYFGMWKTTFAWHTEDMDLYSINYLHFGAPKTWYAIPPEHGRRLERLASGFFPSSYQSCQAFLRHKMSLISPQVLRQYSIPHDKITQEAGEIMITFPYGYHAGFNHGFNCAESTNFATPRWVEYGKRATQCTCSSDMVKISMKTFVQRFQPDRYELWLRGADVGPHPEDPRQTAAPPPTAMDLFCLQESQSGDSDIVPKNKRHTIHRKKNIVDSTEGINTDIPPDVKKVLQEMEEEHLDDQPDEQQLEVLEDIWLKAGEMDLTEANVYDDGYNKKKNRKRKRKVQKDSDKRKLKTKAVTAKSSTTAPELSKEENLDLSKNGFLDIPCMPSPALKMSSPLKTNAKKRIKTKPPILKRNSTVMERKEELLETKNENFIEVAPSLSFPDFKRSSSPITDPLGNIDDQFTKKEETRSELLSPETSEYKASVPIQKTEKKKKKTSKSKDINQAKVRVSKKAKQKSDLVSLDVSDMNALREFVSGKHAIQKAPQMKDLSLNVDETNVLATDNDIHNEISGVTPIEAKIAINTSNEDEKLSGSLAQKKVINLSKCSNSKLTTCRPKSSKCRGLINFRKNLLKPPVLHIPSDQEDEKMEAKHCTGEPSSSLNKTWPIGSTDIPTLFKTETNGIQESSGFGQQSTLSYPFQCRQSLINQRIKFGVTNHSDPNLNLKTVKDEQVPSKNFWQIGNQMLYFNNNKDNKNDLSNFANATTLTSAKLLISNDSTNTSSRNVHDKSQTCTKSSHNSSNLPPPPLIKIPPLMLLNTSDRSLLNVSKQLENKVSLRLNQERSQVNINPVPKMISINPQCDQTSSSISQEFSTSNLSSQEITKDVKVTTATQVDILPSFITSNNELSITIVPKSSSSCSNSSSSRKQLTPRKLKVGEIRDNEATTIDNAEVSIIKQNKWSLHSSKNTSVKKKFKDLPENIESVLNSLAIPKMESESQVDSAIQIKQENVKTENYEEVESKPSEFNSLTITEHMKTMLYPSMPNLDVLQTFNHYWSAHIPHCAICSAFALRNHKGSKPMSPEWQRCTPTVLPENSPIWVSTEVFAARSLEQRIEPGNNKLVRCRNCQVTVHVSCYGVKALPSDQQNWACDICQSGKPTVMCCLCPVRGGALKRTSDSQWVHVLCALLLGATFKDPVNKEPINVLAIERPSFDLECCYCKQKSGVVVNCHDQQCDARFHPTCGLLTGAMFAIASSESHGIEILCNKHDSGGKIPIRQGEVVYAKHKNTRYYHADVLSVSDKICFLVVFKDESFSNDLPPEDVVDYKPGKIPAIGSEIQVNWKQEGVYPATFTGVDHVITYTVSFEDGSTHHLKRTDIYSLEEELPKKVLTRLSTATEMRHRGHLYGMEKGNEMQRKVKPPKRL